From a single Chitinophaga sp. Cy-1792 genomic region:
- a CDS encoding GH92 family glycosyl hydrolase: MLTGFKIGRALALSALVCGSIQAGAQTQPTTASTFKESKNLAAVDPYIGSGGHGHVFVGASVPFGAVQVGPTNIVKGWDWCSGYHYSDSVVIGFSQMHLSGTGIGDLGDVLMMPYTGAIRTNRGTQENPTSGYGSHYSHNREKVRPGYYFVHLDDYNTDVELTATERVALHRYTFPKDQQANIIVDLKEGIGWDAPVETYFHKVDDHTIVGYRYSKGWAVDQRLWFTIKSNTPLNEVTLFDGDKQVSGTEVKAVATKAVISFKQSPGQVMLKVGISPVSSENATANINAEMPGWDFAKVVNDANTKWEKELNKIDIQTNDEAARRTFYTAMYHTMIAPILFNDHDGSYRGTDKKAYPNPGFNNYTVFSLWDIYRSWGPLSTILHPDKVSDFVNSMVTIYKQQGKLPIWPLVGSETNCMVGYHSVPIIVDAYLKGFKGFNANEAFEAMKASSTRDDLGVKYVKERGYIPADKEYESVSKAMEYAIDDWCIAAMAKKLGKTADYEYYKKRAGYYKNYFDSTIKFVRPRMSDGSWKTPYNPFNSIHEKGDFTEGNGWQYTWLVPQDVEGLIKLMGGDAAFTTKLDSLFTAKGDMGAEASSDISGLIGMYAHGNEPSHHVTYMYAFAGNQWKTAEKVRQVMKDFYFDKPEGLAGNEDCGAMSSWYIFSSLGFYPENSASGIYVIGSPLFSKASVQVQNGKKFTVNAINNSADNIYVQSIKLNGKPYTKSYISHSDVEKGGVMEITMGSKPNLNFGKAPADRPYNKL, translated from the coding sequence GTTAACGGGATTCAAGATTGGTCGCGCCTTAGCGCTATCGGCTTTAGTTTGCGGCAGCATACAGGCTGGCGCACAAACTCAGCCAACTACTGCCTCAACTTTTAAGGAGAGTAAAAACCTTGCCGCTGTAGATCCATATATTGGCTCCGGTGGACATGGCCACGTTTTCGTAGGTGCCAGCGTTCCATTTGGTGCCGTACAGGTTGGGCCTACTAACATTGTGAAAGGGTGGGACTGGTGTTCCGGTTACCATTATTCAGATAGTGTTGTGATCGGATTTTCACAGATGCACCTCAGCGGAACCGGTATCGGTGACCTCGGAGATGTACTGATGATGCCTTACACCGGCGCCATCAGAACCAACAGAGGTACACAGGAAAATCCTACCTCCGGCTACGGCTCTCACTATTCTCACAACAGAGAAAAAGTTCGCCCGGGATACTACTTTGTTCACCTGGACGATTATAATACTGACGTAGAACTCACCGCCACAGAAAGAGTAGCATTACATCGCTACACCTTCCCTAAAGATCAGCAAGCCAATATCATCGTGGACCTGAAAGAAGGTATCGGCTGGGATGCTCCCGTAGAAACCTATTTCCATAAAGTAGATGATCATACAATCGTAGGCTACCGCTATTCCAAAGGATGGGCTGTAGACCAACGCCTGTGGTTTACCATCAAGAGCAATACTCCTTTGAATGAAGTAACCCTCTTCGATGGCGACAAACAGGTAAGCGGAACAGAAGTGAAAGCAGTTGCCACCAAAGCGGTGATCAGCTTCAAACAATCACCAGGACAGGTAATGCTGAAAGTCGGTATTTCTCCGGTGAGCAGCGAAAATGCAACGGCTAACATCAACGCTGAAATGCCAGGATGGGACTTTGCAAAAGTGGTAAACGATGCAAATACCAAATGGGAAAAAGAGCTGAACAAAATCGACATTCAAACCAATGACGAAGCTGCCCGCCGCACTTTCTATACCGCTATGTACCACACGATGATTGCACCAATCCTGTTCAATGATCATGATGGCAGCTATCGCGGTACCGACAAAAAAGCATATCCTAATCCAGGATTCAACAACTATACTGTTTTCTCCCTGTGGGATATCTATCGTTCATGGGGCCCGTTGAGCACCATTCTGCATCCTGACAAGGTGAGCGACTTCGTAAACTCCATGGTTACTATCTACAAACAACAGGGCAAACTGCCTATATGGCCACTTGTAGGTAGCGAAACCAATTGCATGGTAGGTTACCATTCAGTTCCAATTATCGTGGATGCATACCTGAAAGGTTTCAAAGGATTCAATGCCAACGAGGCTTTTGAGGCCATGAAAGCTTCTTCTACCCGCGATGATCTGGGTGTGAAATATGTAAAAGAAAGAGGTTATATCCCTGCAGATAAAGAATACGAATCAGTATCCAAAGCGATGGAATACGCCATCGACGACTGGTGCATCGCTGCCATGGCTAAAAAGCTGGGCAAAACTGCTGATTACGAATACTACAAAAAACGCGCAGGCTACTATAAAAACTATTTCGACAGCACCATTAAATTCGTACGTCCGCGTATGAGCGATGGCAGCTGGAAAACGCCTTACAATCCTTTCAACTCCATCCACGAGAAAGGTGACTTCACCGAAGGTAACGGCTGGCAATACACCTGGCTGGTGCCTCAGGACGTGGAAGGCCTGATCAAACTGATGGGCGGCGACGCTGCTTTCACCACCAAACTCGATAGCCTCTTTACTGCAAAAGGCGACATGGGCGCAGAAGCTTCCAGCGATATCTCCGGCCTGATCGGTATGTACGCGCATGGTAATGAACCTAGCCACCACGTTACCTACATGTATGCTTTCGCTGGCAACCAGTGGAAAACTGCTGAAAAGGTAAGACAGGTAATGAAGGATTTCTACTTCGATAAGCCTGAAGGCCTCGCCGGTAACGAAGATTGCGGCGCTATGTCTTCCTGGTATATCTTCTCTTCATTAGGTTTCTATCCGGAGAACTCCGCCAGTGGCATCTATGTAATTGGTAGTCCGCTGTTCAGCAAAGCTTCTGTACAGGTGCAGAACGGTAAGAAATTCACTGTAAATGCTATTAACAACAGTGCTGATAACATCTACGTACAAAGCATTAAACTGAACGGTAAGCCATATACGAAAAGCTATATTAGTCACAGCGATGTGGAAAAAGGCGGCGTAATGGAAATCACCATGGGTAGCAAACCAAATCTGAACTTTGGTAAAGCACCTGCAGACAGACCTTACAATAAATTATAA
- a CDS encoding family 10 glycosylhydrolase — MNKRNFIKTLGIGGLAMANPLLPVSAAEKVASVAGKAATVSHRVWINPDHKEKYEDLVKKYAGYKKAGILDIMFEADSEQHFKAAKANGIKAHRWMWTMNRGEKDLLASHPEWYAKNRKGESCADHPPYVDYYRWLCPSKPEVVNYLKSQVEQILSKDYVDGIHLDYVRFCDVILPVNLWDHYGIDQSKELPEYDFCYCDTCCSGYKEKYGVDPKDIQHPDQSPSWRKYRYDRVTNVVNNLAAVAKSHKKAITAAVFPTPEIAKRIVRQDWTNWPLTAVCPMIYHGFYREKIVWIGDAVAEGVKALHGAFPLYAGLFMPDFHNNYDDFREAVRLAVSNGAAGVSIFGDVTPEVLTVLKGSLA; from the coding sequence ATGAATAAACGTAATTTTATTAAGACCCTGGGTATTGGTGGCCTTGCAATGGCAAATCCACTGTTGCCCGTTAGCGCAGCGGAAAAAGTAGCATCAGTTGCAGGTAAAGCTGCCACAGTATCTCACCGCGTATGGATCAATCCTGATCACAAAGAAAAATACGAAGACCTGGTAAAGAAGTATGCCGGTTACAAAAAAGCAGGTATCCTGGATATAATGTTTGAGGCAGACAGCGAGCAACATTTTAAAGCTGCCAAAGCCAATGGTATCAAGGCTCACCGCTGGATGTGGACGATGAACCGTGGTGAAAAAGATCTGCTGGCAAGTCATCCGGAATGGTATGCGAAAAACAGGAAAGGTGAATCCTGTGCAGATCATCCGCCTTATGTAGATTACTACAGATGGTTATGCCCAAGCAAACCGGAAGTAGTAAATTACCTGAAATCACAGGTAGAACAAATTCTCTCTAAAGATTATGTAGATGGTATCCACCTGGATTATGTGCGCTTCTGTGATGTAATCCTGCCGGTAAATCTCTGGGATCATTATGGTATCGATCAGTCGAAAGAACTGCCTGAATATGATTTCTGTTATTGCGATACCTGTTGCAGTGGCTATAAAGAGAAATATGGCGTTGATCCTAAAGATATTCAGCATCCTGATCAAAGCCCATCCTGGCGCAAATATCGCTACGATCGCGTTACTAACGTGGTGAATAACCTCGCCGCGGTAGCGAAAAGCCACAAGAAAGCGATTACAGCAGCGGTATTCCCTACCCCTGAAATTGCAAAGCGTATTGTTCGACAAGACTGGACAAACTGGCCACTGACGGCGGTTTGCCCTATGATCTATCATGGTTTCTATAGAGAAAAAATTGTTTGGATCGGTGATGCAGTGGCAGAAGGCGTAAAAGCCTTACACGGCGCATTTCCGCTGTATGCAGGCTTGTTTATGCCAGACTTTCATAATAACTACGATGATTTCCGTGAAGCAGTAAGACTGGCTGTCAGCAATGGTGCTGCCGGGGTTTCTATTTTCGGGGATGTAACTCCGGAAGTATTAACTGTTCTTAAAGGAAGCTTAGCATAA
- a CDS encoding S9 family peptidase: MAASAQEKMTPELLWQLGRVSGETVTADGKNVIYGVSQINLAENKGEKNLFSIPLTGGQPKQLTSSAGAEGDVALLPGNKIGYSLKGQWWEMNADGSNPVQKTNVDGGMQNIRISPDGKHILFSNEVKIKKVSGKDFFPDLPKSNVQIYDNLNYRHWDAWEDGNFSHVFYATYEDGKVGTPVDIMAGEPHDCPQMPSGGPEDMIWSQDGKSILYVCKKKFGKDYALSTNTDVYEYNLDNGTTRNLTEGMMGYDVAPVLSNDGKYLLWLSMAHDGYEADKNDVIILNRATGVKTNLTKGWDGTASGARFSNDGKKIYFLAVIKGTEQLLEITLQKDIAQTNEKHIRQVTNGEFDINDMISQTGNTMVVTRTDMNHAAEVFTVDLVKGAVQPLTTVNKATYDKIGMSKIEKRWVKTTDGKEMLTWVIFPPDFDPAKKYPTLLYCQGGPQSALSQFYSFRWNFQLMAAQGYIVVAPNRRGMPGHGVEWNAAISKDWGGQPIRDYLSAIDDVSKESYVDKSRLGAVGASYGGYSVYMLAGVHENRFKTFIAHDGLFDIKSWYGTTEELWFANWDIGAYWDPANANTYKNFNPSEHANKWHTPIMIIQGGIDFRVPIEQGLQAFQLAQLKGIKSKLLYFPEENHWVLKPQNAIVWQREFFNWLKETL, from the coding sequence ATGGCAGCATCAGCCCAGGAAAAGATGACGCCAGAGCTATTATGGCAGCTCGGCAGGGTAAGTGGAGAGACTGTAACAGCCGATGGCAAAAATGTTATCTATGGCGTATCCCAGATAAATCTGGCAGAAAATAAAGGAGAGAAAAATCTTTTCTCCATTCCATTGACAGGAGGCCAGCCTAAACAGCTGACGAGCAGTGCAGGTGCAGAAGGAGATGTGGCCTTATTGCCAGGTAACAAAATCGGCTATTCACTGAAAGGACAGTGGTGGGAAATGAATGCCGACGGCAGCAATCCTGTGCAAAAAACCAATGTAGACGGTGGTATGCAGAATATCCGCATCTCCCCGGATGGTAAACATATCCTGTTCTCTAACGAAGTAAAAATCAAGAAGGTCTCCGGTAAAGACTTCTTCCCGGATCTACCTAAATCCAATGTACAGATCTACGACAACCTGAACTATCGCCATTGGGATGCCTGGGAAGATGGTAATTTCTCCCATGTATTTTATGCTACTTATGAAGATGGTAAAGTAGGTACACCAGTGGATATCATGGCAGGAGAGCCGCATGATTGTCCGCAGATGCCTTCCGGTGGCCCTGAGGATATGATCTGGAGCCAGGATGGTAAAAGCATCCTGTATGTATGCAAAAAGAAATTCGGCAAAGACTACGCATTGAGTACCAACACCGATGTGTATGAATATAACCTGGACAACGGCACTACCCGCAACCTGACCGAAGGCATGATGGGTTACGACGTTGCGCCGGTACTTAGCAACGATGGCAAATACCTGCTGTGGTTATCTATGGCACACGATGGTTATGAGGCAGATAAAAATGATGTTATCATCCTCAATCGCGCTACCGGCGTAAAAACCAATCTTACCAAAGGCTGGGACGGCACCGCTTCCGGCGCAAGATTCAGCAACGACGGCAAGAAAATATACTTCCTGGCCGTGATCAAAGGCACCGAACAACTGCTGGAAATCACGCTGCAGAAGGATATTGCGCAAACCAATGAAAAACATATCCGTCAGGTAACCAATGGTGAATTCGATATCAACGATATGATCAGCCAGACCGGCAACACCATGGTAGTTACCCGTACTGATATGAACCATGCTGCGGAAGTATTCACCGTAGACCTGGTAAAAGGTGCTGTGCAGCCGTTGACGACAGTAAACAAGGCTACCTACGATAAAATCGGTATGAGCAAAATTGAAAAACGCTGGGTAAAAACCACCGACGGGAAGGAAATGCTTACCTGGGTGATCTTCCCGCCGGATTTCGATCCAGCTAAAAAATATCCAACATTGCTGTATTGCCAGGGTGGCCCTCAGTCTGCATTATCACAGTTTTACTCTTTCCGTTGGAACTTCCAGCTGATGGCAGCACAGGGTTACATCGTAGTAGCACCTAACCGCAGAGGTATGCCTGGCCATGGCGTTGAATGGAATGCCGCTATCAGTAAAGACTGGGGTGGACAACCTATCCGCGACTACCTGAGCGCTATTGATGATGTCAGCAAGGAAAGTTATGTGGATAAATCCCGTCTGGGAGCAGTAGGCGCCAGCTATGGCGGTTATTCTGTATACATGCTGGCAGGCGTACACGAAAACAGGTTTAAAACCTTTATCGCCCATGATGGCCTGTTCGATATTAAAAGCTGGTATGGTACCACCGAAGAGCTGTGGTTTGCCAACTGGGATATCGGAGCTTACTGGGACCCAGCCAATGCCAATACCTATAAAAACTTCAATCCGAGCGAACATGCCAATAAATGGCACACGCCTATCATGATTATCCAGGGTGGTATCGATTTCCGTGTTCCTATTGAGCAGGGCTTACAGGCATTCCAGCTGGCACAGCTGAAAGGCATCAAGAGCAAACTGCTGTATTTCCCGGAAGAGAACCACTGGGTGTTAAAACCGCAGAACGCCATCGTATGGCAGCGTGAGTTCTTCAACTGGCTGAAAGAAACATTATAA
- a CDS encoding carbohydrate-binding family 9-like protein: protein MLERLCLLVTLAMGVGFAVPADGQVASRNFKNYTIVPENYVCYKTAGNIKIDGDLNESSWQNVPWTKDFVDIEGTTKPTPRYRTRIKMLWDKNYLYIGAWLQEPHIWATLTQRDAVIYHDNDFEVFIDPNGDTHQYFELEINAFNTLMDLFMSKPYRNGGSFDMKWDTKGVKTAVKINGTINHPADQDSSWTVEMAIPFSALQLTDKSAVPADNDIWRINFSRVEWDTDIVDGKYVKLKKPENNWVWSAQEMIDMHAPERWGYLQFAAASAGKGNKTFVYPADTEARKEAWRLYNLQREYRASHGKYASSLTELNITDKINVDNGGTYNITLSGDGSSFEWTIKGKKIAADILHINQDGKIWLQKK, encoded by the coding sequence ATGCTAGAACGCCTTTGCTTACTTGTAACGCTCGCCATGGGTGTTGGTTTCGCCGTTCCTGCCGATGGACAGGTGGCTTCCAGGAATTTCAAAAATTATACAATTGTTCCTGAGAATTATGTCTGCTATAAAACTGCAGGCAATATTAAAATTGATGGTGATCTGAATGAGTCGTCATGGCAAAATGTACCATGGACAAAAGACTTTGTAGACATCGAAGGAACCACAAAGCCTACGCCTCGTTACCGCACACGTATTAAAATGTTGTGGGATAAAAACTATTTGTACATTGGGGCATGGTTGCAGGAACCGCACATCTGGGCTACATTGACCCAACGCGATGCGGTGATTTATCATGATAATGATTTCGAAGTATTTATTGACCCAAATGGTGATACCCATCAGTATTTTGAACTGGAAATTAATGCCTTCAATACTTTAATGGACCTGTTTATGTCGAAGCCATACCGCAATGGTGGCAGCTTTGATATGAAATGGGATACTAAAGGCGTGAAAACAGCCGTCAAAATTAATGGTACTATCAATCATCCAGCTGATCAGGACTCCTCATGGACGGTGGAAATGGCTATTCCGTTCAGCGCTTTGCAGCTGACAGATAAAAGTGCTGTGCCCGCAGATAATGATATATGGAGAATTAATTTTTCCCGTGTAGAATGGGACACAGATATTGTTGACGGTAAATACGTAAAGCTGAAAAAGCCGGAGAACAACTGGGTTTGGTCAGCACAGGAAATGATTGATATGCATGCTCCGGAACGTTGGGGATACCTCCAGTTTGCTGCAGCGAGTGCCGGTAAAGGCAATAAAACTTTCGTATATCCGGCAGATACTGAAGCAAGGAAAGAAGCGTGGCGACTGTATAACTTGCAGCGTGAATACCGCGCCAGTCACGGGAAATATGCATCTTCCCTAACAGAATTAAATATAACAGACAAGATAAATGTGGATAATGGCGGAACCTATAATATTACGCTTTCCGGCGATGGTAGCAGCTTTGAGTGGACAATAAAAGGTAAGAAAATCGCAGCGGATATCCTACATATTAATCAGGATGGAAAAATCTGGTTACAGAAAAAATAA